TCGAAGACTGACGCCGTAGCAGCGGCAGCTCTAATCCATCCCGCAGCGCCTGCCAGCTGGCCTCGATGATGTTCTCCGAGCAGCCCATGGTGCTCCAGCGCTCCGCACCGCTGGCTGACTCCACCACGACCCGGGGCTTGGCCGCGGTGCCGAGGTGCTCGTCC
The DNA window shown above is from Deltaproteobacteria bacterium and carries:
- a CDS encoding citramalate synthase, whose product is DEHLGTAAKPRVVVESASGAERWSTMGCSENIIEASWQALRDGLELPLLRRQSSKPSI